Proteins from a genomic interval of Benincasa hispida cultivar B227 chromosome 7, ASM972705v1, whole genome shotgun sequence:
- the LOC120081419 gene encoding immediate early response 3-interacting protein 1-like has translation MGLWTLLEGCLLLANALAILNEDRFLAPRGLSFSEFSGGRTKSFKGQLIGLIYATQYLRVPLIMLNAICIFVKLVSG, from the coding sequence ATGGGTCTGTGGACACTACTGGAGGGTTGTCTGCTTCTTGCGAATGCACTGGCAATTCTAAACGAAGATCGTTTTCTTGCTCCTCGAGGATTGAGCTTCTCTGAATTCTCGGGAGGTAGAACAAAGTCATTCAAGGGGCAGCTTATTGGCCTTATCTACGCAACACAATACTTAAGAGTTCCTCTCATAATGCTAAATGCAATCTGTATCTTTGTAAAGTTAGTATCTGGATGA